The sequence below is a genomic window from Rickettsia prowazekii str. Breinl.
AACGTCGTTCTCTTCCTATAGAAGAAGTACAAAAGCTTGCAGACGGACGAGTATATTCTGGTCGCCAGGCTTTAAAATTAAGACTTGTAGATACTATTGGTTCAGAAGATACTGCGTTAAAATGGTTACAGGAAATTAAAAAAATTAACATTAATCTTACTATTAAAGATTATCAATTAAAACCGAAATCAACATTGATTGAAATGATATTTGAGGATTTTAATAGTTTACTCCTAAGTTTTTTTAAAAATAGTTTTAGTGGAATAAAATCGGTTTTTCAATAATGGTTACTAAGAATTATTTAATAGATAAAGTACATGATAAACTAGATTATCTTTCTAAACAAGATGTTAAAGAATCAGTAGATTTAATTTTAGATTATTTAAATGAATCGCTTAAAGAACAAAAGCGTATTGAAATCAGGAATTTTGGTAATTTCTCTATCCGTAAAC
It includes:
- a CDS encoding HU family DNA-binding protein: MVTKNYLIDKVHDKLDYLSKQDVKESVDLILDYLNESLKEQKRIEIRNFGNFSIRKRKFPESNKFYNTVYYRMPKNLFKD